The proteins below are encoded in one region of Drosophila santomea strain STO CAGO 1482 chromosome 3R, Prin_Dsan_1.1, whole genome shotgun sequence:
- the LOC120454337 gene encoding uncharacterized protein LOC120454337, which produces MSVIQEDTKASVLSVVKPPPSWVEWCERNAKPIQRRLIQEKRYLTRWQIPGPMKKAQWKEFYEWAASRAMPKELPEPVKQPIPCLEKILPCARKPRAIDPDEFQEKVAKLATPLERKMTPKHQYINPDHPYSPIIVWGQPPLHDKGRPFKPPPKPCCFFNADIEDKWWAELRFPIRKAALKATITPRILSLSKPKITPQFPPHCYHPDHIYDVLNVKPPRRKKFTPQGWRLHQIRLLYLSKPVSRPEYEYFYM; this is translated from the coding sequence ATGAGTGTCATTCAAGAAGATACCAAGGCTAGTGTACTCAGCGTGGTGAAGCCGCCACCGAGTTGGGTCGAATGGTGCGAGCGGAATGCCAAGCCGATCCAACGTCGTCTGATCCAGGAAAAGCGCTACCTAACCAGATGGCAGATTCCCGGACCTATGAAGAAGGCGCAGTGGAAGGAGTTCTACGAGTGGGCTGCGTCCAGAGCCATGCCAAAGGAACTGCCGGAGCCGGTTAAACAGCCCATACCTTGTCTTGAAAAGATCTTGCCTTGCGCCCGAAAGCCACGCGCCATCGATCCGGACGAGTTTCAGGAGAAGGTGGCCAAGCTGGCCACGCCACTGGAACGGAAAATGACGCCGAAGCATCAGTACATCAATCCGGACCATCCGTACTCCCCAATAATTGTCTGGGGTCAGCCACCACTCCATGACAAAGGACGACCCTTTAAGCCGCCACCGAAACCCTGCTGCTTCTTTAATGCCGACATCGAGGACAAATGGTGGGCCGAACTCCGCTTTCCCATCCGCAAGGCTGCCCTCAAAGCCACGATAACTCCGCGCATTCTAAGCCTCTCGAAACCGAAGATCACGCCTCAGTTTCCGCCCCATTGCTATCATCCGGATCATATCTACGATGTGCTGAATGTCAAACCGCCACGGAGGAAGAAGTTTACTCCCCAGGGATGGCGTCTCCACCAAATCAGATTACTTTATCTATCGAA
- the LOC120454336 gene encoding uncharacterized protein LOC120454336, with the protein MNTETYGTHLGKTKSSEPSIGPIDSGHNFAEQEALILKPKALEPLPSWLAWCDRNSKPVKRVQPRAIRILTPWQKNGPMTIRDWKHFGAWASFRARPKNPKLMRPAKPFCAAKYLPCALRKRQLDEEELRERMLLLAKPRKITEKYNTPDQPPAYSPAIPWGKPPHRDPGRPFQPPYVPDCFPTDELEADFWAQLRFPVRQAALLGKTTPRIQSLAKPRAYPPTPHCPVPEKVLHPLDVPPPPRRKFSNRGWRMHQIRLLYLSKPVFRNEMSFFYSQM; encoded by the coding sequence atgaacaCTGAAACTTATGGAACCCACTTGGGCAAAACTAAGAGTTCAGAACCGTCGATAGGACCTATTGATTCCGGTCATAATTTTGCTGAGCAGGAAGCTTTGATCCTAAAACCCAAGGCTCTAGAGCCGCTGCCCTCTTGGTTGGCGTGGTGCGATCGAAACTCAAAGCCTGTGAAGCGCGTTCAGCCTCGGGCGATTCGAATCTTGACCCCTTGGCAGAAAAACGGTCCGATGACCATAAGAGATTGGAAGCATTTCGGCGCCTGGGCTAGTTTCCGGGCCAGACCCAAAAATCCAAAGCTGATGAGACCTGCAAAACCTTTCTGTGCGGCCAAATACTTGCCTTGTGCCCTAAGGAAGCGCCAGCTGGACGAGGAAGAGTTGCGGGAAAGGATGTTACTGTTGGCCAAGCCCCGGAAGATCACCGAGAAGTATAATACGCCAGACCAACCTCCAGCGTACTCCCCGGCGATCCCTTGGGGCAAGCCACCGCATCGCGATCCCGGTCGACCCTTCCAACCTCCCTACGTTCCCGACTGTTTTCCAACCGACGAACTGGAGGCGGACTTCTGGGCCCAGCTCAGATTTCCTGTCCGGCAGGCAGCCCTCTTGGGAAAGACTACGCCCCGCATCCAGTCCCTGGCCAAGCCACGGGCATATCCACCAACTCCGCACTGCCCCGTTCCTGAAAAGGTGCTGCATCCGCTGGATGTTCCGCCTCCACCACGAAGGAAGTTCTCAAACAGGGGCTGGCGAATGCACCAGATCCGACTGTTATATCTGTCTAAGCCGGTTTTCAGAAATGAAATGAGTTTCTTCTATAGTCAGATGTAA
- the LOC120454338 gene encoding uncharacterized protein LOC120454338: protein MTARQKLRASTMEWCDRNSRPKSSTPTPALRPEATRWQKPGPMGRNEWANFHKTYQADTMAYNLRLQGGKQKDDSNQIVNKPSSPEVSCLRENQNRLSMPRWQREKYISPPPEQFPYRPHIIGRSVPRPEHGRPVRRPAVPCCFQHAELENEFWSNMRFPVSRKALTACPSKKIYELSRPRQFPLKGHCSVPGNYEDQVPRRQKMSPRQWRHHLQRLEFLSKPNPRILADLMCCCH from the exons ATGACGGCCAGACAAAAACTCCGAGCTTCGACGATGGAGTGGTGCGATCGAAACTCGAGACCCAAGTCTTCGACGCCCACTCCCGCCCTGCGCCCGGAAGCTACTAGATGGCAAAAGCCAGGACCCATGGGACGGAATGAGTGGGCCAATTTCCATAAAACTTACCAAGCAGATACAATGGCCTATAACCTAAGACTGCAGGGTGGAAAGCAGAAGGATGATAG CAATCAAATTGTTAACAAGCCGTCTTCGCCAGAAGTTAGTTGTCTAAGGGAAAACCAAAATCGTCTCAGTATGCCACGCTGGCAGCGCGAAAAGTATATCTCACCGCCACCGGAACAGTTTCCCTATCGACCACACATCATCGGCCGCAGTGTTCCACGTCCGGAACATGGAAGACCCGTAAGAAGGCCGGCGGTTCCGTGCTGCTTCCAGCATGCGGAGCTCGAGAACGAGTTTTGGTCTAACATGCGATTTCCCGTGTCGCGGAAAGCACTCACAGCCTGTCCCAGCAAGAAGATCTATGAACTGTCCCGGCCACGTCAATTTCCCCTGAAAGGCCATTGCTCAGTGCCCGGCAACTACGAGGACCAGGTGCCCAGACGTCAGAAAATGTCGCCGCGGCAGTGGCGACATCATCTGCAGCGACTCGAGTTCCTTTCGAAACCAAATCCTCGAATTCTGGCCGATCTTATGTGCTGCTGTCACTAA
- the LOC120454333 gene encoding putative serine protease K12H4.7 produces the protein MRYMVKEDYFKPNGTIFFFMGGEGSILSPTTNVSNIMLTKSFIHDLAKKYGGYLVHSEHRYYGESKATKDLHLKSLKYLTVPQAMADVAHLIQFLKANYTFFGESKVFLVGGSYSGFMVPWFAKLYPNLIDLGWGSSAPFQFKVELKAFYTKVFKIVQHIGGRKCRDRIIYGFETLRADIKKDNTLKLVEMNICGFDHVNKFHVFNLFERLTKVIGSLVQYENKTNIQSACKEISETSFTSYLRNKLNGNSTKCYDSISSLKPLRDVRFITDSSRLWFYQCCSQLGNFQTSEYIPLDFWLDMCTDVFGYKFSYCFISKKVKNTDDNFRDLDSSEKLQRVFLTQPELDAWSATKVRKHKRTYVLKGASHCEDLQPSPVNVNPYIKNLMMDIDFEVQKLQKDIPQ, from the exons ATG AGATATATGGTTAAGGAGGAttattttaagccaaatggaacaatatttttctttatggGAGGGgaaggatcaattttatcgCCGACCACAAATGTTTCTAACATAATGTTGACAAAGAGTTTCATTCACGACTTGGCAAAGAAATATGGAGGCTATCTGGTGCACAGTGAACATCGTTACTATGGAGAAAGTAAAGCGACCAA AGATCTCCACTTAAAGTCCTTAAAATACCTAACTGTTCCCCAGGCAATGGCCGATGTGGCTCATTTAATTCAGTTTTTAAAAGCAAACTACACTTTTTTTGGTGAGTCTAAGGTATTTCTTGTGGGTGGATCGTATTCCGGATTTATGGTGCCGTGGTTTGCCAAACTTTATCCAAACTTGATTGATTTAGGCTGGGGTTCCAGTGCCCCGTTTCAGTTTAAAGTTGAACTGAAAGCGTTCTatacaaaagtttttaaaattgttcaaCATATTGGAGGTAGAAAGTGCCGTGATAGGATCATATATGGTTTTGAAACTCTTCGAGCGGACATTAAAAAAGATAATACCCTAAAGCTTgtggaaatgaatatttgcGGATTTGACCACGTCAATAAATTtcatgtttttaatttatttgaaagaTTAACTAAAGTCATTGGTTCTCTGGTGCAATACGAAAA TAAAACTAATATTCAAAGCGCCTGCAAAGAGATTTCAGAAACCTCTTTTACATCTTACCTTAGAAATAAACTTAATGGAAATTCTACAAAATGCTACGACTCAATATCCAGTTTAAAGCCGTTGCGGGACGTTCGATTCATCACAGATTCAT cacGCCTCTGGTTTTATCAATGTTGTAGTCAGCTTGGAAACTTTCAAACTTCTGAATACATTCCATTGGATTTTTGGCTGGACATGTGTACCGATGTATTTGGTTACAAGTTTTCCTACTGTTTTATTAGCAAAAAGGTGAAAAACACTGATGATAACTTTAGGGACTTGGACAGTAGTGAAAAGCTTCAGCGCGTGTTTTTGACCCAGCCAGAATTGGATGCTTGGTCAGCTACCAAAGTGAGAAAACACAAACGGACTTATGTCTTAAAGG GTGCATCTCACTGCGAGGACCTACAACCATCACCGGTGAATGTAAACCCATATATAAAAAACCTAATGATGGACATCGATTTCGAAGtgcaaaaatt